The Wolbachia endosymbiont of Ctenocephalides felis wCfeT genomic interval CTCCCCCTGCAATCATAAGCAAGTCCTTTACTGAGATATCAAGTAATGCTGCATGAAATATGGGCTTCTGCATTGATAATATAGCTGATGTAAAAAATAATATTACAAAACGCATCAACAGTGCTAATCCAAGGCCAATAAATCTCACTTTTTCCTTCAGATCTTTTGAGACTTTATCTATCGCTAAAGAAATAAAAATTAAATTATCTATACCAAGGATAGTTTCAAGGAGTGTCAATACCAGTAAAGTCCAAAGATCTTCTAACATTTTATCTATTAGATTTAATTTTTTTATACTTTACAATATATTTATAAAAATTAAGTGACCTTAGTAAGTGGAAATAAGAAAAAAACCTTCATCTGACTTAGCATTTATTTATATTCAGAAATTTTAGTATATAATTATAAATAAATTATATATTCTATAGGATAATGCTGAGCGATATGAGAAAGATGATTGAAGAGATAATAGACCAGAACAAAGGTCACGATATAGTAACTCTTGATGTGCAAGATAAGACTGTTATTGCGAAGTATATGATCATTGCATCTGGTGATTCAAGCCGCCATGTCAAAGCTTTAGCTGAGCATGTAATAAAAGGCCTAAAAAAATATGATAAAGTGAGTGTTGAAGGCATGGAAGAAGGCAATTGGGTGATTTTGGATTTTCAAGGCATAATGGTTCACATATTCAGACCTGAAGTTAGGGAGTATTACAAGATAGAAGAGCTGTGGCAGTAGCTACATTCGCGCATTTATGGATGTGACAGTTTAATTGACAAAAGTTAGAATATCAGATAAAATTTATGTGCTAGTATTGATATTTTTAATAGGGGAATGAACTATTACACTCGCGCATTTAGTGAATATGTCTATATATTTGATAATTATTCTTTAACAATATATGGGCCTTGTAAGAAACAAGAGAAGCCTGATAAGGAACCAGAGAAGTGTCATGTAGTATATTATCACAACAATGAAGATTTATCTAAGATTGAAAAGTGTCATTTAAAAGGGATTAAAAATGAAGATTTAAAAGCATTAGCTGAATACTTGAATCAGTTTGAAAATCTTAAAGAACTTCATCTGTCAGGTACTGAGGTTAGTGAAATAAGTCCACTGAAGGATCTTACAAATCTTACGTACCTTGACCTATCTGGCACACAAGTTAGTGAAATAAGTCCACTAAAGGATCTTAAAAGTCTTGAAAAACTTAATCTATCGGGTACCAAGGTTAGCGACATAAATGTACTTAAGGATCTTAAAAGCCTTAAAGAACTTCATCTATCAGGCACTAAGGTTAGTGACACAAGTCCACTAAAGGATCTTACAGGTCTTACATGCCTTGATCTATCTGGCACTCAGGTTAGTTACGAAGATGCACAAGAATTAGTGAAAAAGCTTCCAAATTGTAGCATTATAGGTATAGAAACGCTAAGAGTTAATAATCAAAATCGTGCAGCTTCAATCAATAGAAAGTACTATATCAGTGGTGCAGTAATTGGTTTTATTCTAGGGTTGGCAGCATATTTTGCAGGAGCTACCATTTTAACTTTTATTTGTGCTGCCATTGCTTGCGCAACGATTGTGGCTGCAGTAGGTGCAGTTGCAAAAGTGCTTGATAATGTAAGTACTACTAAACTTAACACGCTCTACCAATCTATTGATGATCCCACTAATAATTCTATTTACAGTAATGAAGTTACACCATAGAATTAACCCAACAATCAGCTTGGTTGACAGAGCATCATGTGGGTTGTTTTTTACTTTATAGTTGAAGTATGAGTATTAAAATTGCACCTTCTATACTTTCAGCAGACTTTGCAAAATTAGGAGAAGAAGTAAAGAAAATCGATGATTCAAATGCAGATTACATACACATAGACGTTATGGACGGATGTTTTGTTCCAAACATTACAATTGGTCCTAATGTTATCTCTGCAATACGTAAATATAGCAGTCTTCCCTTTGACGTGCACTTAATGATTAATTCTCCGAGAAATCACATTGAAAGTTTTGTAAATGCGGGTGCTGATATTATTACTGTACATGCAGAAGCAGAGGTGCATCTTGAGAGGCTAATAAAAAAAATAAAATCATATAAAAATATAAATGATGAGAAAAAAACTATCCAGGTTGGGGTCTCCATTGTTCCTTCAACTCCAGTAAATGTTCTTGAATATATAATACATGAGCTAGATATTGTGCTCATTATGACAGTAAATCCTGGTTTTGGTGGACAAGAATTCATTCACTCACAACTAGAGAAAATATCCTCCGTGAAAGAAATGATACAAGACCGCAATCTAAAAACGCAAATTTCAGTTGATGGTGGTGTAAGCCTTTCAAATGCATCTGAGATAATAAAAGCAGGAGCAGATATCTTGGTTGCAGGGTCAGCAATATTCAAAACTAAAGATATCAAAAAAGCTATAGATGATTTTAAAAGTTTGTAGTTAATTACCATAATTGTATCCATTCAGGTGTATGGCTTAAGAAGCAATAGCCAGTAGGTTTTGAAAAGGATTTAACTTCTTTTGCCTCCAAGTCAAGTACAATGAAATTATCCTCTCAAGAAACATATTTCCCCGTTTCGATTGTGTAAAATATGAAACTTTTCGGTAAACAACGTAATGCCGAATCTGTCGCTCAGCATAGTTGTTTGTCAGTGGAATATTTTCTGGATCGTCCAAAAATTTCCACATCATCAGATCCGATTTCATGATATTTTTTGCTACTCGAGACGCTCCAATTGCCTCGGGTAAATTTGATATATTCTTTAAGTAATATCTCGTTCGCTTGCGTAATTTTCTTGCTCTTCTTATGAACCTTAATGTGTCTATTTCATCCTTTAACAGAGCTTTTTTCAATGCAAATAATTCAGTAGCAACATTCCTTAAATAATACCCCAAAACTTTCACTTCGCTATTCCAACTATGAGACAACCTTTCAAAATCTCTTGCTAAATGTGCCCAACAGACCTGCCTTTTCTTGCTGGAAAAGTAGTTGTAAGCTGCATATCTGTCGGTCACTACTAGGTTGTTATTCTTTCCAAATTTACTATTTTCCAGGACTTTCATCCCTCTTGACTCTGTCAATTTGATCACACTTCCTATTTTGCTCGCAAACATCCAGCACCAGCCCTGTTTACCTTTGTTGTAATGGCTAGTTTCATCGATATGTAAAATTTTGCTCTTGCTTACCTCTTCCTCAATTTGCTCATATGCTTCTTGGCATTTTTCTGCCACTCTAGCCTCGCTATTTGATACACTACCGACGCTGATATCCAGGTTGAAAATGTCCTTTATAATATTTGCCACTTCTTTTTTCGAATTCTTGTAAAATCCACTTAATGCTGTAATTACTGACTTAACTCTTGGACCAAATGTGTCCGCAGTTACTCCTTCTTGTAGCTTGCTACTTTTTCTTTTTCCACATCTTTTGCAACGTCCATGCTCTAGTTAATATTCAACTACATACGGCTTGATTTCCGGCAAATCGACCTTTTGATGAGTATACGGATCTTTTGATACCGCAATTTCTCCTCCGCACTCACACGTATTGGGCAGTTCTATTTTTACCATCTCATCTGCCTCCATTTTAGGGCGGTAACTGCCTTTATGTCCAACCTGTGCTCCTACTTTCCTGTCACTTTTTGGCTTATTTTCCCTCATCTTATATAATTCTTTGGAGCTTGGTATAGATGAATTTTTTGAATTTAAGCCAAGCCTTTCTTTTAACTCAGCGTTTTCGATCCTTAGCGCTTTATTTTCTGCTTTAAGCTCTTCTATTTTTGTTTCTAACTTTTCTATAGTCTGCTTAAACTTTCGCAAAATTCTAAAAGATCAACCATATTACCTCACAGCCACTCTAGTTTACCTTTTTAGCATTCCTTGTCTACTCTTTATTTTACCGCCCGGCTGAATGGATACAAAGGCATAGTTCTCCTAAAACTACGTAATATACCTATGCGACAAGATTTTTGGCTATAGGTGTCTCAATCCCGTAAAAAAATCTTTTAATAAGATAGAACATTCTTTTTCCAATATTCCACCATAAACTTCAGGCACGTGGTCACAAAACTGAAATATTTTAGCACCGTGTTCAACTCCCCCACCTTTTGGGTTGTAAGCCCCAAAGTATAATCGCTTAATTCTTGCAAAAGATATAGCTTGAGCACACATTGGGCAAGGCTCTAGTGTTACATACATGTCAGCGTCACAAAGTACAGAAGTTGAAAGTGATTTACATGCCTCTCTAATTACTAGCATTTCTGCATGCGCAGTTGGGTCATTATCGATATTATATGCAGAAGCAATAACCCTATCTTCATACACCACTATAGCCCCTATTGGCACTTCATTGTTTTCTTTAGCAACCTTAGCTTGCTCTAAGGCTAGCCCCATGTATTTATGATTGAACACTTTTTGTTCTTAAATTTTCTACTTCTCTCAAGCCATTAATATTACTGTATGGCCCTTCAGAAGGTGATATATAGCCTTCATCGCCTTCGTTGCTAAACTCATCATATCCATAAGGAGTAACATTTACTAAAAATTTAGTACCCTGCCTACTCGCATAATCATGTTCACGTTCGATTTGGGCTTTTAATTGTGTAAAATACCATTTTACTTCTCGCTTTAGATCTTCCTCTATTTCTTACTGGTACAAGGTTTATTTCCATACCATACTCATCTGCCATTTCTAAAATTCCATCAACTATATCTTTTGGAATCTGATCATCCGTTTCCTGACTAATAACTTGAAACAATTCTGGTAGATATAAACGCACAAAATCTTCCAACACCACCTAACCTATTTATTTAGCCCACTTTATTCTACACTAAATTTTGTTTTTATCAACTGCTGCTTTAACAAATGACACAAAGAGAGGATGAGGAGAGAATGGCTTTGACTGAAGCTCTGGGTGAAATTGAACGCCGATAAACCATGGGTGGTCTATTAACTCCACTGCTTCTATGCACGTTCCATTTTCTGCAATACTGCTGCATATCAAGCCATTTTTTTCTAAATCGTCTTTATAGTCTAAGTTTATGATATATCTATGCCTATGCCTTTCTGAAATAGTGGAATTTTCATATACATCTGCCATTTTAGAGTTTGCACTTACATTGCACTTATATGCCCCAAGTCTCATGGTACCGCCAAGATCAGTGTTTTGATTGCTAGCTAATTTAACAATTGGGTGTTTGCAAGTATAAAATTCCTCAGAATGTGCATCTTCAAGTTTCATAACATTACGAGCAAATTCAATCACTGCAAGCTGCATGCCAAGGCATATTCCAAAAAAAGGAATATTACTTGTACGAGCATAGTTTATAGCTAAAATTTTACCTTCTATTCCATCGTCACCAAATCCACCAGGTACAAGTATTGCATGAGAGTTCTGCAATTTCTTCCCTATAAGTTTTTCATCTTTTTCTCTTGAGTTAATCCAATTTATATTTACTTTAACTTTATTGCTAATCGCACCATGAGTAAGTGCTTCCAACAGAGATTTATATGCATCAGGGAATTCAGTATATTTTCCAACTATTGATATAGTAACCTCTTGTATTGGATTTTTAATAGCATCCACTATTTGATGCCACGCAATTAAATCAGGCTTCGACTTGCTTATATTAAAATGTGCTAAAATTTGCGTATCAAGCCCGCGCTGACTATATAAAACTGGTAGCTCATATATATGGCTCACATCAGGAGCTGGAATCACGTTAGATAAAGAAACATTACAAAGTTTAGCTATTTTTTCCCTTTGATTATCAGCAACTTCTTTTTCGCTGCGGCATAGTATAATATCTGGTTGCAGACCTGCAAAATTCAGCTCTCGCACTGAATGTTGCGTGGGTTTTGTTTTTGATTCTTGTGCTACAGCAAGATACGGTACCAAAGTTAAATGCATGAGAATAACCCTTTGCTTACCAAGCGTATAGCTTATTTGTCGTATAGCTTCTAAAAACGGTTGGCTTTCAATATCGCCAACAGTTCCACCAATTTCACATATTACAAAATCTAAATCTTCTGTATCATTAAATATAAAGGATTTAATTAAATTCGTTACGTGGGGAATAACTTGAACGGTTTTACCCAAGTAGTCACCATGCCTTTCTTTTCTTAATAACTCATAGTACACCTTGCCAGTTGTTATGTTGTCATCCTTGGTTGCTTGAATTCCAGTGAAACGCTCATAATGTCCAAGATCTAAATCGGTTTCAGCCCCATCTTCAGTGACAAATACCTCTCCATGTTGAGTTGGATTCATTGTACCAGGGTCAATATTTAGATATGGGTCAAGCTTTCTAATGCGGACCTTAAAACCATAAGCTTGAAGTAAAGTGCCAACACTTGAGGAAACCAAGCCCTTACCAAGTGATGAGACAACACCACCTGTAACAAAAATAAATTTAACTTCCGTCATTCATTTTCAAAAGGAACAGAAAAAGATTCTTTTTCTTGTTTTTTTTCTAATATGATTTTCTCTGCAATTGATTTTCTATGAACATCCTGTGAACATAATCCTGACAACAACAGTGTATTTATGATAAATAACCCAGCAACTACTGCAGTTATTTTGCTCAGCGGATTTGCAGAAGACTTTACTGGAATCATCGAATTTAGTCCCTGCTGTGAACTACTAAATCCACTCAATGAACTACTGCCAGGTGGTTGCAAAAGCACTAACACCACCAAAATAATAACCAATATTATTTGAAATACACTTAATAATGTTACTGACACGATAGAAAGGTTGAAAATAAAAATTTTAGAAGCATAAAACGTACAAGTCAAGTTCTTATAAGCATTAAATATTTTACT includes:
- the rsfS gene encoding ribosome silencing factor encodes the protein MLSDMRKMIEEIIDQNKGHDIVTLDVQDKTVIAKYMIIASGDSSRHVKALAEHVIKGLKKYDKVSVEGMEEGNWVILDFQGIMVHIFRPEVREYYKIEELWQ
- the rpe gene encoding ribulose-phosphate 3-epimerase, giving the protein MSIKIAPSILSADFAKLGEEVKKIDDSNADYIHIDVMDGCFVPNITIGPNVISAIRKYSSLPFDVHLMINSPRNHIESFVNAGADIITVHAEAEVHLERLIKKIKSYKNINDEKKTIQVGVSIVPSTPVNVLEYIIHELDIVLIMTVNPGFGGQEFIHSQLEKISSVKEMIQDRNLKTQISVDGGVSLSNASEIIKAGADILVAGSAIFKTKDIKKAIDDFKSL
- a CDS encoding CTP synthase, whose translation is MTEVKFIFVTGGVVSSLGKGLVSSSVGTLLQAYGFKVRIRKLDPYLNIDPGTMNPTQHGEVFVTEDGAETDLDLGHYERFTGIQATKDDNITTGKVYYELLRKERHGDYLGKTVQVIPHVTNLIKSFIFNDTEDLDFVICEIGGTVGDIESQPFLEAIRQISYTLGKQRVILMHLTLVPYLAVAQESKTKPTQHSVRELNFAGLQPDIILCRSEKEVADNQREKIAKLCNVSLSNVIPAPDVSHIYELPVLYSQRGLDTQILAHFNISKSKPDLIAWHQIVDAIKNPIQEVTISIVGKYTEFPDAYKSLLEALTHGAISNKVKVNINWINSREKDEKLIGKKLQNSHAILVPGGFGDDGIEGKILAINYARTSNIPFFGICLGMQLAVIEFARNVMKLEDAHSEEFYTCKHPIVKLASNQNTDLGGTMRLGAYKCNVSANSKMADVYENSTISERHRHRYIINLDYKDDLEKNGLICSSIAENGTCIEAVELIDHPWFIGVQFHPELQSKPFSPHPLFVSFVKAAVDKNKI
- the secG gene encoding preprotein translocase subunit SecG; this encodes MSVTLLSVFQIILVIILVVLVLLQPPGSSSLSGFSSSQQGLNSMIPVKSSANPLSKITAVVAGLFIINTLLLSGLCSQDVHRKSIAEKIILEKKQEKESFSVPFENE
- a CDS encoding nucleoside deaminase, with protein sequence MGLALEQAKVAKENNEVPIGAIVVYEDRVIASAYNIDNDPTAHAEMLVIREACKSLSTSVLCDADMYVTLEPCPMCAQAISFARIKRLYFGAYNPKGGGVEHGAKIFQFCDHVPEVYGGILEKECSILLKDFFTGLRHL
- a CDS encoding leucine-rich repeat domain-containing protein; translated protein: MNYYTRAFSEYVYIFDNYSLTIYGPCKKQEKPDKEPEKCHVVYYHNNEDLSKIEKCHLKGIKNEDLKALAEYLNQFENLKELHLSGTEVSEISPLKDLTNLTYLDLSGTQVSEISPLKDLKSLEKLNLSGTKVSDINVLKDLKSLKELHLSGTKVSDTSPLKDLTGLTCLDLSGTQVSYEDAQELVKKLPNCSIIGIETLRVNNQNRAASINRKYYISGAVIGFILGLAAYFAGATILTFICAAIACATIVAAVGAVAKVLDNVSTTKLNTLYQSIDDPTNNSIYSNEVTP